One window of the Natronomonas marina genome contains the following:
- the ftsZ gene encoding cell division protein FtsZ, which yields MQDIVNSALENAEAEQRDMDADLDGDGAEFGDPRIVIVGAGGAGNNTVNRLYNIGVDGAETIAINTDKQHLQMVEADTKILVGKSLTNGLGAGGDPSMGERATEMAQGTIKEVLGEADLVFVTAGMGGGTGTGAAPVVSKIAKEQGSIVVGMVSTPFNVERARTVKAEEGLEKLRNEADSIIVLDNNRLLDYVPNLPIGKAFSVMDQIIAETVKGISETITQPSLINLDYADMTSIMNQGGVAVMLVGETQDKNKTKEVVNDAMNHPLLDVDYRGASGGLVHITGGPDLTLKEAEGIAQNITERLEASANVIWGARIQDEYKGKVRVMAIMTGVQSAQILGPTTQKQADASREAIEGVETEDEFASTPPSGSESGSGGFGVGETDGGRSEVEQNNGLDVIR from the coding sequence ATGCAGGACATCGTCAACTCCGCACTGGAGAACGCCGAGGCCGAACAGCGGGACATGGACGCCGACCTCGACGGCGACGGCGCCGAGTTCGGTGACCCCCGCATCGTCATCGTCGGTGCCGGCGGTGCCGGCAACAACACCGTCAACCGCCTGTACAACATCGGCGTCGACGGCGCCGAAACCATCGCCATCAACACCGACAAACAGCACCTGCAGATGGTGGAAGCCGACACGAAGATCCTCGTCGGCAAGTCCCTGACCAACGGGCTCGGGGCCGGCGGTGACCCTTCGATGGGCGAACGCGCCACCGAGATGGCGCAGGGCACCATCAAGGAGGTCCTCGGCGAGGCCGACCTCGTGTTCGTCACGGCCGGCATGGGTGGCGGTACGGGTACCGGCGCGGCGCCGGTCGTCTCGAAGATCGCCAAAGAGCAGGGCTCCATCGTCGTGGGCATGGTCTCGACGCCGTTCAACGTCGAGCGCGCCCGCACGGTGAAAGCCGAGGAAGGCCTCGAGAAGCTGCGCAACGAGGCCGATTCCATCATCGTGCTGGACAACAACCGCCTGCTGGACTACGTCCCGAACCTGCCCATCGGCAAGGCGTTCTCCGTGATGGACCAGATCATCGCCGAGACCGTCAAGGGCATCAGCGAGACCATCACCCAGCCGTCGCTCATCAACCTGGACTACGCGGACATGACCTCGATCATGAACCAGGGCGGCGTCGCGGTGATGCTCGTCGGCGAGACCCAGGACAAGAACAAGACCAAGGAGGTCGTGAACGACGCGATGAACCACCCACTCCTGGACGTCGACTACCGCGGTGCATCCGGCGGGTTGGTCCACATCACGGGGGGTCCCGACCTCACGCTGAAGGAGGCCGAAGGGATAGCCCAGAACATCACCGAGCGCCTCGAGGCCTCGGCGAACGTCATCTGGGGCGCCCGCATCCAGGACGAGTACAAGGGCAAGGTCCGGGTCATGGCCATCATGACCGGCGTCCAGTCCGCCCAGATCCTCGGCCCGACCACCCAGAAGCAGGCCGACGCCTCCCGGGAGGCCATCGAGGGCGTCGAGACCGAAGACGAGTTCGCCTCGACGCCGCCCAGCGGGTCCGAGTCCGGTAGCGGCGGCTTCGGCGTGGGCGAAACCGACGGCGGTCGCTCGGAAGTCGAGCAGAACAACGGCCTCGACGTAATCCGATAA
- a CDS encoding HNH endonuclease: MSDGPTTVETLAGDPAGWPAALRDLLRDASEEAVDRGALLAELSAGAADDESAEQRLAFLETVGVLDCAGDGCSPGEVGREYLDTHDETVLYEALSDSVDGFETALEGLAVRPLTDVEIADLLSATLAAEIEPAEAGRYGSWLCALGYLSREDGVNELTRKGRRLVATTDDLTPPGADADRSGRSGPFDSAGSERGRSAGESPEGGGVRQSPAADASGSRDIETDDETDEDTPESLESDLRARYDDTCMVCGERRRRGDDGGYSEIHFLMPLAAPHDGPADPENAVVVCPNHHADFEHGTVTVDPRTLTVGHEYDGSVTGRTLLTADDHEPGAQYLAYHNDVVAGE, encoded by the coding sequence ATGAGCGACGGACCCACGACCGTCGAGACGCTGGCAGGTGACCCCGCAGGCTGGCCGGCGGCCCTGCGGGATTTGCTCCGGGACGCGAGCGAGGAAGCGGTCGACCGCGGCGCGCTGCTGGCGGAACTGTCCGCCGGGGCGGCCGACGACGAGAGCGCGGAGCAGCGACTCGCATTCCTCGAGACCGTCGGCGTCCTCGACTGTGCCGGCGACGGCTGTTCGCCAGGTGAGGTCGGCCGCGAATACCTCGACACACACGACGAGACCGTCCTCTACGAGGCGCTGTCGGACTCGGTGGACGGCTTCGAGACGGCACTCGAGGGGCTCGCGGTCCGGCCGCTCACCGACGTCGAGATAGCCGACCTGTTGTCGGCCACGCTGGCGGCCGAAATCGAGCCCGCGGAGGCCGGACGGTACGGCTCGTGGCTGTGCGCGCTCGGGTACCTCTCCCGCGAGGACGGCGTCAACGAGCTGACGCGGAAGGGCCGGCGGCTGGTCGCCACGACCGACGACCTCACGCCGCCCGGCGCGGACGCGGATCGGTCGGGGCGATCGGGCCCGTTCGACAGTGCCGGCTCCGAGAGAGGGCGGTCGGCGGGCGAGTCACCCGAGGGCGGGGGCGTCCGACAGTCTCCGGCCGCTGACGCGTCCGGCTCTCGGGATATCGAAACCGACGACGAAACGGACGAGGACACACCGGAATCCCTCGAGAGCGACCTTCGCGCCCGGTACGACGACACCTGCATGGTCTGTGGCGAGCGGCGACGGCGCGGGGACGACGGGGGCTACTCGGAGATTCACTTCCTCATGCCGCTGGCCGCACCCCACGACGGGCCGGCCGACCCTGAAAACGCCGTCGTGGTCTGTCCGAACCACCACGCCGACTTCGAGCACGGGACGGTGACCGTCGACCCGCGGACGCTGACCGTCGGACACGAGTACGACGGGTCGGTCACCGGTCGGACGCTCCTGACGGCCGACGACCACGAACCCGGCGCCCAGTACCTCGCGTACCACAACGACGTGGTCGCCGGGGAGTGA
- a CDS encoding ribbon-helix-helix domain-containing protein has translation MERVTLRIPKQQIEEVERMVDTGEFPNRSEAIRSAVREMLNEQDAEARDENRPWAKV, from the coding sequence ATGGAGCGTGTGACACTACGGATCCCGAAGCAGCAGATCGAAGAGGTCGAACGCATGGTCGATACGGGGGAGTTCCCGAACCGGAGCGAGGCGATTCGCTCCGCCGTGCGTGAGATGTTGAACGAACAGGACGCCGAAGCACGGGACGAGAACCGCCCGTGGGCGAAGGTGTAG
- a CDS encoding glycosyltransferase family 87 protein — translation MSALRQLWSLRRRRPWFVAASFAVLAFLLAYPALHWWLQSTGIAGEFRYFDLGAYRQAVNNWQAGDPLYVQNDNGGYHGSYLYPPVFVLLFVPFTDFPFADITFYQAGALLNVVSVGLLWVGLQAAIAGYGLSLAWYERALLLWAIGGFAPVIVSMQLAQVSVFLAALLAFALAGLLYDERDGTGRLAAYASGFATAVAGTLKLIYAPAGAHLLQDRRRFVGAVATGLALAVLSVAVFGVETHLRYYDVLTWGKGWGDSRAPYPPGLWLPPYYRPFYYLGSTAGMVIRVGLAAVISALALLSVDEGVESETFALGVAAIPLVAPRAYTQDLAVFLPVVVALLATELRREDGHPIVPVVGLWLAAVHAYGLYAIVNLLGDWFPPSATPTLKPIAGLLQPGLWAALLLVGLAMYRVGDAATLPERLSGR, via the coding sequence ATGTCCGCCCTCCGGCAGCTGTGGTCCCTCCGGCGGCGCCGTCCGTGGTTCGTCGCCGCCTCGTTTGCGGTACTCGCGTTCCTCCTCGCGTACCCGGCCCTCCACTGGTGGCTCCAGTCGACGGGTATCGCCGGGGAGTTCCGGTACTTCGATCTGGGTGCCTACCGGCAGGCGGTCAACAACTGGCAGGCCGGCGACCCGCTGTACGTGCAAAACGACAACGGCGGCTACCACGGGAGCTACCTCTACCCGCCCGTGTTCGTGCTACTGTTCGTCCCCTTCACCGACTTCCCGTTCGCCGACATCACGTTCTACCAGGCCGGCGCGCTGTTGAACGTCGTCTCCGTCGGCCTGCTTTGGGTCGGCCTGCAGGCCGCAATCGCGGGGTACGGTCTCTCGCTCGCGTGGTACGAGCGCGCTCTGCTCCTGTGGGCCATCGGGGGATTCGCCCCCGTCATCGTCTCGATGCAGTTGGCGCAGGTGTCTGTCTTTCTGGCCGCACTCCTGGCGTTCGCGCTGGCTGGTCTCCTGTACGACGAGCGCGACGGGACCGGTCGGCTCGCGGCCTACGCCAGCGGCTTTGCGACGGCTGTGGCGGGTACGTTGAAGCTCATCTACGCGCCCGCGGGCGCCCATCTCCTGCAGGACCGCCGGCGGTTCGTCGGCGCGGTCGCAACCGGCCTCGCGCTCGCCGTCCTGTCGGTCGCGGTGTTCGGCGTCGAGACCCACCTGCGCTACTACGACGTGCTGACCTGGGGGAAGGGGTGGGGCGACTCGCGGGCGCCCTACCCGCCCGGGCTGTGGCTGCCGCCGTACTACCGGCCGTTCTACTACCTGGGTTCGACAGCCGGAATGGTGATCCGGGTCGGTCTGGCCGCCGTCATCTCCGCGCTCGCGCTGCTGTCGGTCGACGAGGGCGTCGAGAGCGAAACGTTCGCGCTCGGCGTCGCCGCCATCCCGCTGGTCGCCCCCCGCGCGTACACGCAGGACCTCGCGGTGTTCCTCCCCGTCGTCGTCGCACTCTTGGCGACCGAACTCCGGCGAGAGGACGGCCACCCCATCGTCCCCGTCGTCGGCCTGTGGCTGGCCGCCGTCCACGCCTACGGCCTCTACGCCATCGTCAACCTCCTCGGCGACTGGTTCCCGCCGTCGGCCACGCCGACGCTGAAACCCATCGCGGGCCTGCTCCAGCCGGGGCTGTGGGCGGCACTCCTCCTCGTCGGCCTCGCGATGTACCGCGTCGGCGATGCCGCCACCCTGCCGGAACGGCTCTCCGGCCGCTGA
- a CDS encoding GAF domain-containing protein codes for MTQGTRVLYVRGDDSRSQPARRLERRGFDLRAVEDAATALDDLGWPDCVVSEYDLPDADGIELLRAARERAPDLPFVLFTDRGSEAVASEAIAAGVTDYLPRTGGESAERLADRIERSATGTDRRADGRFRRLHDATRELMAETDPERIAELTTVAAREIVDASDAAVYLDDDGLELVAATGPHEGRTEKPPAAVERTHRTGDASPGNAGRAGGTDGETYLPLGDHGVFAVAASGTDALAPAEIRLATILAANAEAALDRAENETALRRERDDLAALFENIPDPAVETTMQDGEPIVERVNTAFEEVFGYDGERLRGENVDGYIVPEGQETEAEGYNERVETGEGFYGEVRRRTTDGLRDFILHVVAHDVGGTETRGYAIYTDITEQKQHQRELERQNRRIEALHDVTKRMKAAPDRTTIYDIVIDAAEEILAFDLSLIDEIEDGVLVPQAISSGVSLSDYYEETPIDRENNLAAETARTGETRVVDDLRASRYAPANFEYRSALSVPLGDYGVLQAVATEEAAFSTDDCRLAELLAEHAVVAIDRQKRERELEERAEELARQNERLDRFASVVSHDLRNPLSVARGRLDLARATGDEDHYRAVERAHERMDELVNGLLTLARRGELKSDPTPVELRSAAEQAWRTVETGDLELAIEDAPTVRADPERLRQLLENLFTNTAEHGDAATTVTVGGLDDGFYVADDGVGIPETEREAILKSGHSGTDEGTGLGLAIVETIAEAHDWTVSVVESADGGARFEFREDAGGTADE; via the coding sequence GTGACACAGGGGACGAGGGTGTTGTACGTGCGGGGAGACGACTCCCGCAGCCAGCCGGCACGCCGTCTCGAACGGCGGGGCTTCGACCTTCGGGCGGTCGAGGACGCGGCGACCGCACTCGACGACCTCGGGTGGCCGGACTGTGTCGTCTCCGAGTACGACCTACCGGACGCCGACGGGATCGAACTCCTCCGGGCGGCCCGCGAGCGTGCGCCCGACCTCCCGTTCGTCCTCTTTACCGATCGGGGCAGCGAGGCGGTCGCAAGCGAGGCCATCGCCGCCGGCGTCACCGACTACCTTCCGAGGACGGGCGGGGAGTCGGCCGAACGTCTGGCCGACCGAATCGAGCGTTCCGCGACCGGGACGGACCGTCGAGCGGACGGTCGGTTCCGTCGGCTCCACGATGCGACCCGGGAGTTGATGGCCGAAACCGATCCGGAACGGATCGCCGAACTGACGACCGTGGCCGCCAGGGAGATCGTCGACGCGTCGGACGCCGCCGTCTATCTCGACGACGACGGCCTCGAGCTGGTCGCCGCGACCGGACCGCACGAGGGACGTACCGAGAAGCCGCCGGCGGCCGTCGAACGGACCCACCGGACCGGCGACGCGAGCCCCGGGAATGCCGGACGGGCCGGCGGCACCGACGGCGAGACGTACCTCCCGTTGGGCGACCACGGGGTGTTCGCGGTCGCGGCCTCGGGGACGGACGCCCTCGCTCCCGCCGAAATCCGGCTTGCGACCATCCTTGCGGCCAACGCCGAGGCCGCCCTCGATCGGGCGGAAAACGAAACGGCCCTGCGGCGGGAACGGGACGACCTCGCAGCCCTGTTCGAGAACATCCCCGATCCGGCGGTCGAGACGACGATGCAGGACGGCGAACCGATCGTCGAGCGTGTCAACACCGCCTTCGAGGAGGTGTTCGGCTACGACGGCGAACGGCTCCGCGGCGAGAACGTCGACGGTTACATCGTCCCGGAGGGCCAGGAGACGGAGGCCGAAGGCTACAACGAACGGGTCGAGACCGGCGAGGGCTTCTACGGTGAGGTTCGTCGCCGCACGACCGACGGCCTCCGTGATTTCATCCTGCACGTCGTCGCCCACGACGTCGGCGGTACGGAGACCCGCGGTTACGCCATCTACACGGACATCACCGAACAGAAGCAGCACCAGCGGGAGCTGGAACGGCAGAACCGCCGTATCGAGGCGCTCCACGACGTGACCAAACGGATGAAGGCCGCACCCGACCGGACGACGATCTACGACATCGTCATCGACGCCGCCGAGGAGATTCTGGCGTTCGACCTCTCGCTCATCGACGAGATAGAGGACGGCGTCCTCGTGCCCCAGGCGATCAGTTCCGGGGTCTCGCTGTCGGACTACTACGAGGAGACGCCGATCGACCGCGAGAACAACCTCGCCGCCGAGACCGCCCGGACCGGCGAGACGCGCGTCGTCGACGACCTCCGTGCCAGTCGGTACGCGCCGGCGAACTTCGAGTACCGGTCGGCGCTCAGCGTTCCGCTCGGCGACTACGGCGTCCTCCAGGCGGTCGCCACCGAGGAGGCGGCCTTCTCGACCGACGACTGCCGGCTCGCGGAGCTACTGGCCGAACACGCCGTCGTCGCAATCGATCGCCAGAAGCGCGAGCGCGAACTCGAAGAGCGGGCCGAGGAACTCGCCCGGCAGAACGAGCGCCTCGACAGGTTCGCAAGCGTCGTCAGTCACGACCTCCGGAACCCGCTGTCGGTCGCGCGCGGGCGACTCGACCTCGCGCGGGCGACCGGCGACGAGGACCACTACCGGGCCGTCGAGCGCGCCCACGAGCGAATGGACGAACTGGTCAACGGCCTGCTGACGCTGGCTCGGCGGGGCGAACTCAAGAGCGACCCGACGCCGGTCGAACTGCGAAGCGCCGCCGAACAGGCGTGGCGCACCGTCGAGACCGGCGACCTCGAGTTGGCCATCGAGGACGCCCCGACCGTCCGAGCGGACCCCGAGCGGCTCCGGCAACTGCTCGAGAACCTCTTTACCAACACCGCCGAACACGGCGACGCGGCGACGACCGTCACCGTCGGCGGGCTCGATGACGGCTTCTACGTCGCCGACGACGGCGTCGGCATTCCCGAGACCGAGCGCGAGGCCATCCTGAAATCGGGACACTCCGGCACCGACGAGGGAACCGGGCTGGGGCTGGCCATCGTCGAGACCATCGCCGAGGCCCACGACTGGACGGTGTCGGTCGTCGAGAGCGCCGACGGCGGCGCGCGCTTCGAGTTCCGCGAGGACGCCGGCGGGACGGCCGACGAGTGA
- the ncsA gene encoding tRNA 2-thiolation protein NcsA: MECDKCGSDAVMHAAYSGLHMCEEHFRRSVDSRVRRRIREDALLPESATPDDPETWLVGLSGGKDSVVLTKLLHDTFDADPRVELVAVTIHEGIDGYRDASLEACLELTDDLDIEHEVVSYADEYDLEMDDVAADDPLDMAPCAYCGVFRRDALSRYAEEYGADKLLTGHNLDDEAQTAMMNLLSGDVRQIAKHFDASLGSFEDREVDDDPFVPRAKPLRDIPEKEVALYAHLAELPTHMAECPHASEAYRGEIQQHLHDLEEDHPGTRHSIMSGYEELARLAAEAYRDDADAPQGRCERCGAPTNNATCRKCELVEELGGELPGDD; the protein is encoded by the coding sequence ATGGAGTGCGACAAGTGCGGTTCGGACGCGGTGATGCACGCCGCCTACTCGGGACTGCACATGTGCGAGGAGCACTTCCGTCGCTCCGTCGACTCGCGGGTCCGCCGCCGGATCCGCGAGGACGCGCTGCTCCCGGAGTCGGCCACACCGGACGACCCCGAGACCTGGCTCGTCGGGCTCTCGGGGGGCAAGGACAGCGTCGTTCTCACGAAGCTCCTCCACGACACCTTCGACGCCGACCCCCGGGTCGAACTCGTCGCCGTCACCATCCACGAGGGCATCGACGGCTACCGGGACGCCTCGCTGGAGGCGTGTCTGGAACTGACCGACGACCTCGACATCGAACACGAGGTGGTCAGCTACGCCGACGAGTACGACCTCGAGATGGACGACGTCGCCGCCGACGACCCGCTCGATATGGCGCCGTGTGCCTACTGCGGGGTGTTCCGCCGGGACGCGCTCTCGCGGTACGCCGAGGAGTACGGCGCCGACAAACTCCTGACCGGACACAACCTCGACGACGAGGCACAGACGGCGATGATGAACCTCCTGTCCGGCGACGTCCGACAGATCGCAAAGCACTTCGACGCCTCGCTCGGCAGCTTCGAGGACCGAGAGGTTGACGACGACCCCTTCGTCCCGCGGGCGAAGCCGCTGCGGGACATCCCCGAGAAGGAGGTCGCCCTCTACGCGCACCTCGCCGAGCTCCCGACCCACATGGCCGAGTGCCCCCACGCCAGCGAGGCCTATCGCGGCGAAATCCAGCAGCACCTCCACGACCTCGAGGAGGACCATCCCGGGACGCGCCACTCCATCATGTCCGGGTACGAGGAACTCGCGCGGCTGGCCGCCGAGGCCTACCGCGACGACGCCGACGCCCCCCAGGGGCGCTGTGAGCGCTGCGGGGCACCGACGAACAACGCCACCTGCCGGAAGTGCGAACTCGTCGAGGAACTGGGCGGCGAACTACCCGGCGACGACTGA
- a CDS encoding double zinc ribbon domain-containing protein, with amino-acid sequence MSKITFRADDDLVRQLEEFDASKSEVMRQALRAYLDGNEETPVNAGERSVSAGTGPSTAEESLDDIIAERVDAIVAERLEGSFTRREPQDVNVNITLDGDSDSVSHETGGERKTEEGERENASDATADTCKQCGEDLPPSAVYCSNCGEKASHRVFCECGDELRSDWGFCPSCGRRTPAADVLSDS; translated from the coding sequence ATGAGCAAGATAACGTTCCGGGCGGACGACGACCTCGTTCGCCAACTGGAGGAGTTCGACGCCTCCAAGAGCGAGGTCATGCGCCAGGCCCTCCGGGCGTACCTCGACGGGAACGAGGAAACGCCCGTAAACGCGGGTGAGCGCTCTGTAAGCGCCGGGACGGGGCCGTCGACCGCCGAGGAGTCGCTCGACGACATCATCGCCGAGCGCGTCGACGCCATCGTCGCCGAGCGACTGGAGGGGTCGTTTACGCGTCGAGAACCCCAGGACGTGAACGTAAACATCACGCTGGATGGCGATTCCGACAGCGTGTCACACGAGACGGGGGGCGAGCGTAAGACAGAGGAGGGGGAGCGCGAAAACGCGTCCGACGCGACGGCCGATACGTGTAAACAGTGCGGCGAGGACCTGCCGCCGTCTGCCGTTTACTGCTCCAATTGCGGCGAGAAAGCGTCCCACAGAGTGTTCTGCGAGTGCGGGGACGAACTCCGCTCTGACTGGGGATTCTGCCCGAGTTGTGGCCGTCGGACCCCTGCAGCCGACGTGTTGAGCGACTCGTAA